A section of the Kribbella sp. HUAS MG21 genome encodes:
- a CDS encoding methyltransferase domain-containing protein: MTDVPDGSGLLTRRASFRVAHAAEQSLEQQVFILDVQAKRPAVRTLKSWALDQLAPAAGETAVDVGSGTGEDVVAFARRGARAIGVEPSPALRAEAVRRAADAEVEYVEGHAEALPFEDESVDVLRSERVLQHVDDPAAVVREMARVLRPGGRIVLIDTDWATAIVHPADPDVLARMVDHFLAESANPYSGRRLRGLLAGAGLEIVDETAATMIEPQEGARQGFVGMMVQTSLQAGVITQVEAESFAGALADAADRGGFHLSLTMYAVSAVKPRAASGS, translated from the coding sequence ATGACCGACGTACCGGACGGGTCCGGGTTGCTGACCCGGCGTGCCAGCTTCCGCGTGGCGCACGCGGCCGAGCAGAGTCTCGAACAGCAGGTCTTCATCCTGGACGTGCAGGCGAAGCGGCCCGCCGTCCGCACCTTGAAGTCCTGGGCGCTCGACCAACTCGCGCCGGCCGCCGGGGAGACGGCGGTCGACGTCGGGTCCGGCACCGGCGAGGACGTGGTCGCGTTCGCCCGGCGCGGTGCCCGCGCGATCGGCGTCGAGCCCAGTCCCGCCCTGCGGGCCGAGGCCGTACGACGTGCCGCCGACGCGGAGGTCGAGTACGTCGAAGGTCACGCGGAGGCGCTGCCTTTCGAGGACGAGTCGGTGGACGTACTGCGGTCCGAGCGGGTGCTGCAGCATGTCGACGACCCGGCGGCGGTGGTGCGGGAGATGGCCCGCGTACTGCGGCCCGGCGGCCGGATCGTGCTCATCGACACCGACTGGGCCACGGCGATCGTCCACCCGGCGGATCCCGACGTGCTGGCACGGATGGTGGATCACTTCCTGGCGGAGTCAGCCAATCCGTACTCCGGGCGTCGGCTGCGCGGCCTGCTCGCGGGTGCAGGTCTCGAGATCGTCGACGAGACCGCGGCGACGATGATCGAACCGCAGGAGGGCGCGCGGCAGGGATTCGTCGGCATGATGGTGCAGACCTCCCTGCAGGCCGGAGTCATCACGCAGGTGGAGGCGGAGAGCTTCGCCGGTGCCCTCGCGGACGCCGCCGATCGCGGCGGCTTCCACCTGTCGTTGACGATGTACGCCGTCAGCGCTGTCAAACCCCGTGCTGCTTCAGGAAGCTGA
- a CDS encoding alpha/beta fold hydrolase, whose amino-acid sequence MSRRMAWAGAVALMTVAATGCTTDDAAPPAPSSTATSATPSAAQPSTSPPRTMPVPTTAPSAAPHPVSLQALMTKKYNGGNLRLARVLARNPAYTRYHVTYRSGALTISGIMNVPSTPGPHPALVLNHGYIDPAVYTNGRGLMREQDYLARRGYVVLHTDYRNHAQSSDDPRSELDLRLGYTEDVINAVLALRTSEYVDPDRIGLLGRSMGGGITYNVLAVQPGLVKAGVVFAPVSSNAVDNFNRWTRPDGAIATQILRTYGEPARNPGFWRNISAVNFFDRITEPLLIHHGEADSTCPIAWSRTTLAALKSAGKNATMYTYPGEEHAFGPAWPTSMARTVSFLKQHGV is encoded by the coding sequence ATGAGCCGGCGGATGGCGTGGGCAGGAGCGGTGGCGTTGATGACGGTGGCCGCGACGGGTTGTACGACCGACGACGCGGCTCCCCCTGCGCCGTCGTCGACCGCGACCTCCGCCACGCCGTCCGCCGCTCAACCCAGCACGTCACCACCTCGCACCATGCCTGTGCCGACTACTGCCCCTTCCGCGGCACCGCATCCCGTCTCACTGCAGGCGTTGATGACGAAGAAGTACAACGGCGGCAACCTCCGCCTCGCCCGGGTCCTCGCCCGCAACCCGGCGTACACCCGCTACCACGTCACCTACCGCAGCGGCGCGCTGACGATCTCCGGCATCATGAACGTCCCGTCCACCCCGGGACCGCACCCGGCGCTCGTCCTGAACCACGGCTACATCGACCCCGCCGTCTACACGAATGGACGCGGACTCATGCGCGAGCAGGACTACCTCGCGCGCCGCGGGTACGTCGTACTGCACACCGACTACCGCAACCACGCCCAGTCGTCGGACGATCCGCGGTCGGAACTCGACCTGCGCCTCGGCTACACGGAGGACGTCATCAACGCGGTGCTCGCCCTCCGCACCTCGGAGTACGTCGATCCGGACCGCATCGGCCTGCTGGGGCGGTCGATGGGCGGCGGGATCACATACAACGTGCTGGCCGTGCAGCCAGGGCTGGTCAAGGCCGGCGTCGTGTTCGCCCCGGTGAGCTCGAACGCGGTCGACAACTTCAACCGCTGGACCCGGCCGGACGGCGCGATCGCCACCCAGATCCTGCGCACGTACGGCGAACCGGCGCGCAACCCGGGGTTCTGGCGCAACATCTCCGCGGTCAACTTCTTCGACCGGATCACCGAGCCCTTGCTGATCCACCACGGCGAGGCCGACTCGACCTGCCCGATCGCCTGGTCCCGGACGACGCTCGCCGCCCTGAAGAGCGCGGGCAAGAACGCGACGATGTACACCTATCCGGGCGAGGAGCACGCGTTCGGCCCGGCCTGGCCGACGTCGATGGCGCGAACCGTCAGCTTCCTGAAGCAGCACGGGGTTTGA
- a CDS encoding DMT family transporter has translation MGRLYCLLSAATFGVMAVFGKLAYDAGVSVDALLLVRFGLAGVLLLAVALTRGVLRNLPRRAVVTGLAMGAFGYAAQSTFYFSALARIDASLVALILYLYPVLVMAGAIALRRERASRRRVWALGVALAGIGLVLSGAVSGQFDLLGVVLALGAPIVYTCYILVGDSLTADVPPLALTALVCTGAFGTFAILGLFRGTDLTFAPVGWLWLAAVALVSTVAAILFFFAGMARVGPSVASILSIFEPVVTVGAAALVFGEQLGATQWLGGALVLSAVLIVQWPARQSLPELSRTSGRPTADLTV, from the coding sequence GTGGGACGCCTCTACTGCCTTCTGTCCGCCGCGACCTTCGGGGTCATGGCCGTGTTCGGCAAGCTCGCGTACGACGCGGGCGTGTCGGTCGACGCGCTGTTGCTGGTCCGGTTCGGGCTGGCCGGCGTACTGCTGCTGGCCGTCGCCCTCACCCGTGGCGTACTGCGGAACCTGCCGCGGCGGGCCGTGGTCACGGGGCTCGCGATGGGCGCCTTCGGGTACGCCGCGCAATCCACCTTCTACTTCTCCGCGCTGGCCCGGATCGACGCCTCCCTGGTCGCGCTGATCCTGTACCTGTATCCGGTGCTGGTGATGGCCGGCGCGATCGCGCTGCGCCGGGAACGCGCGTCGCGGCGGCGCGTGTGGGCCCTGGGCGTCGCGCTCGCCGGGATCGGGCTGGTGCTCAGCGGCGCGGTGAGCGGGCAGTTCGACCTGCTCGGGGTGGTACTGGCGTTGGGCGCGCCAATCGTCTACACGTGTTACATCCTGGTCGGCGACTCGCTGACCGCCGACGTGCCGCCGCTCGCGTTGACGGCGCTGGTGTGCACGGGCGCGTTCGGCACCTTCGCGATCCTCGGCCTCTTCCGCGGCACCGACCTGACATTCGCGCCGGTCGGTTGGCTGTGGCTCGCCGCCGTCGCACTGGTCAGCACCGTGGCGGCGATCCTGTTCTTCTTCGCGGGGATGGCGCGCGTCGGGCCGTCGGTGGCCTCGATCCTGTCGATCTTCGAGCCGGTGGTGACGGTCGGCGCGGCGGCGCTGGTGTTCGGCGAGCAGCTCGGCGCCACTCAATGGCTGGGCGGTGCGCTGGTGCTGTCCGCCGTGCTCATCGTGCAGTGGCCGGCCCGCCAATCGTTGCCGGAACTTTCGCGGACTTCGGGGAGGCCCACGGCAGACTTGACGGTATGA
- a CDS encoding LysR family transcriptional regulator, whose product MMELHRLRLLREVHGRGTVHGAARALGYSPSAISQQLAVLEREAGTPLLERVGRNVRLTAAGEVLVRHATTLLEGVEAAEAELAAVAAGRVAGVVRIASFQSAFIRVVAPAIRSLATTHPDVRVEAAELEVEQAAPALRLQQLDVMVGDEYDGRPRAVHTDLHREHLLREHIRVVLPEDHPAVAAERVPLADLAGLPWAACQPRTGHREMHVRVCRELGGFEPDIRYSSDDFLILLELVRTTGAGALLPDLVIGTGAPGVAVRLPAEGDVGREVFLLTRRTRTPAVAAVADALRAAGTGRTT is encoded by the coding sequence ATGATGGAGCTGCATCGCCTGCGCCTGCTTCGCGAGGTCCACGGCCGGGGCACCGTGCACGGAGCTGCCCGCGCGCTCGGTTACTCGCCCAGCGCGATCTCCCAGCAGCTGGCGGTGCTGGAGCGCGAAGCCGGTACACCGTTGCTCGAGCGGGTCGGGCGCAACGTCCGGCTCACCGCGGCCGGCGAGGTCCTGGTGCGGCACGCGACGACGCTGCTCGAGGGCGTGGAGGCGGCCGAGGCGGAGCTGGCCGCGGTCGCGGCGGGACGGGTCGCCGGCGTCGTCCGCATCGCGTCGTTCCAGTCCGCGTTCATCCGTGTCGTCGCGCCGGCGATCCGCAGTCTCGCGACGACGCATCCCGACGTCCGGGTCGAGGCCGCCGAGCTCGAGGTCGAGCAGGCCGCGCCCGCGCTGCGGCTGCAGCAGCTGGACGTGATGGTCGGCGACGAGTACGACGGCCGGCCGCGCGCCGTACACACCGACCTGCATCGCGAACACCTGCTCCGCGAGCACATCCGCGTCGTACTGCCCGAGGACCATCCCGCGGTCGCGGCCGAACGCGTGCCGCTCGCCGATCTGGCAGGGCTGCCGTGGGCCGCGTGCCAGCCGCGCACCGGTCACCGCGAGATGCACGTCCGTGTCTGCCGCGAGCTCGGCGGCTTCGAGCCCGACATCCGCTACAGCTCCGACGATTTCCTGATCCTGCTGGAGCTCGTCCGGACGACGGGCGCGGGCGCGCTGCTCCCGGACCTCGTCATCGGCACCGGCGCGCCAGGTGTCGCCGTACGGCTGCCGGCCGAGGGCGACGTCGGGCGCGAGGTCTTCCTGCTCACCCGACGTACCAGGACACCCGCCGTGGCCGCCGTGGCGGACGCGCTCCGAGCCGCGGGCACCGGAAGGACCACGTAA
- a CDS encoding FAD-binding oxidoreductase, whose protein sequence is MIDSLRERTRGQVITAGDEEYDAARRVNNAMHDKRPQVVVRCENVGDVIAAVEYARTNELDLAVRGGGHSVPGFGTVDDGVVIDLRAMRNVRVDPVNRTARAGGGATWGDFNAATHAFGLATTGGIISTTGVGGLTLGGGIGYLARGLGLSCDNLVSADVVTADGKFLIASEKENEDLFWALRGGGGNFGVVTALEFRLAPVATIYGGPMFFELSDATAVLAGFRELIKDAPEQLGGFPAFQIAPPLPFIPEDRHGEPFAAIVGCWAGDLDEGETQISKFREFAPVMAEHVGAMPYPALNSAFDALVPPGLQHYWKANFVSELTDEAIQAHLRHADGLPSVNSTVHIYPINGACHRVTPDGTAFAYRDANFATVIAGMWPDPAQNDANIEWVRSYYDDVAPHSEAGGYINFMAGDDQGRIRENYRQNYDRLAEVKRKYDPGNLFHLNQNIVP, encoded by the coding sequence ATGATCGACAGCCTGCGGGAACGCACGCGGGGGCAGGTCATCACGGCAGGTGACGAGGAGTACGACGCGGCGCGCCGGGTCAACAATGCGATGCACGACAAGCGGCCGCAGGTCGTCGTCCGCTGCGAGAACGTCGGCGACGTGATCGCGGCCGTCGAGTACGCGCGGACGAACGAGCTGGACCTGGCGGTCCGCGGCGGCGGGCACAGCGTGCCCGGGTTCGGGACGGTCGACGACGGTGTCGTCATCGACCTGCGCGCGATGCGCAACGTCCGGGTCGACCCGGTGAACCGGACGGCGCGGGCCGGCGGCGGCGCGACGTGGGGCGACTTCAACGCGGCCACGCACGCGTTCGGCCTGGCCACGACCGGCGGCATCATCTCGACGACCGGCGTCGGTGGGCTGACGCTCGGCGGCGGGATCGGGTACCTCGCCCGCGGTCTCGGGTTGTCCTGCGACAACCTGGTCTCGGCGGACGTGGTGACCGCGGACGGGAAGTTCCTGATCGCCAGCGAGAAGGAGAACGAGGACCTGTTCTGGGCGCTGCGCGGTGGCGGCGGCAACTTCGGCGTCGTCACGGCGCTGGAGTTCCGGCTGGCGCCGGTGGCGACGATCTACGGCGGCCCGATGTTCTTCGAGCTGTCCGACGCGACCGCCGTACTCGCCGGGTTCCGGGAGCTGATCAAGGACGCGCCCGAGCAGCTCGGCGGGTTCCCGGCGTTCCAGATCGCGCCGCCGCTGCCGTTCATCCCGGAGGACCGGCACGGCGAGCCGTTCGCGGCGATCGTCGGGTGCTGGGCCGGCGACCTCGACGAGGGCGAGACCCAGATCTCGAAGTTCCGCGAGTTCGCGCCGGTGATGGCCGAGCACGTCGGGGCGATGCCGTACCCGGCGCTGAACAGCGCGTTCGACGCGCTGGTACCGCCCGGGCTGCAGCACTACTGGAAGGCGAACTTCGTCAGCGAGCTCACCGACGAGGCGATCCAGGCCCATCTGCGGCACGCGGACGGGCTGCCGTCGGTCAACTCGACCGTGCACATCTACCCGATCAACGGCGCCTGCCACCGGGTGACCCCGGACGGTACGGCGTTCGCGTACCGGGACGCGAACTTCGCCACGGTGATCGCCGGCATGTGGCCGGACCCGGCGCAGAACGACGCGAACATCGAGTGGGTGCGGTCGTACTACGACGACGTCGCACCGCACTCCGAGGCCGGCGGCTACATCAACTTCATGGCCGGCGACGACCAGGGCCGGATCCGCGAGAACTACCGGCAGAACTATGACCGGCTCGCGGAGGTGAAGCGCAAGTACGACCCGGGCAACCTGTTCCATCTGAACCAGAACATCGTGCCCTAG
- a CDS encoding maleylpyruvate isomerase family mycothiol-dependent enzyme gives MTELNPERARQAILEHTRRLAESAAAAGPGAAVPTAPEWTVTELVEHVGQTQNWVAEIIERRITDPTQLPTEYAALPTDPRDWQAWLSESAQRVASACSDDALDAPVFNAAGDERSGTEFWLSSSVNEAVVHGFDAAGAAGRPAEVEPDVAAALISNHLAMLTSPTWEMLRPESAHAVRGTGQTLQWLATDAGTWLVERRPDGAAWRTGTGQAGTEQAGADQADVTVSGPAGSLLQVLTRRLPLDGAAGIQVEGDVDLAKHWLDNTAHIAD, from the coding sequence ATGACCGAGCTCAACCCGGAACGCGCCCGGCAGGCGATCCTCGAGCACACGCGGCGGCTGGCGGAGTCAGCCGCCGCGGCGGGGCCCGGCGCCGCCGTACCGACGGCCCCGGAGTGGACCGTCACCGAACTGGTCGAGCACGTGGGCCAGACCCAGAACTGGGTCGCCGAGATCATCGAGCGGCGCATCACCGACCCCACCCAGCTGCCCACGGAGTACGCCGCACTCCCCACCGACCCCCGCGATTGGCAGGCGTGGCTGTCCGAGTCCGCGCAGCGGGTCGCGAGCGCTTGCTCCGACGACGCGCTCGACGCGCCGGTGTTCAACGCCGCGGGCGACGAGCGGTCCGGGACAGAGTTCTGGCTGTCGAGTTCCGTCAACGAGGCCGTCGTCCACGGCTTCGACGCAGCCGGCGCGGCGGGCCGACCGGCCGAGGTCGAGCCGGACGTCGCCGCGGCGCTGATCAGCAATCACCTCGCGATGCTCACCTCCCCGACCTGGGAGATGCTGCGACCCGAGTCCGCCCACGCCGTCCGCGGCACCGGCCAGACCCTGCAGTGGCTGGCCACCGACGCGGGCACCTGGTTGGTCGAGCGGCGACCCGACGGAGCAGCGTGGCGGACCGGAACCGGGCAGGCGGGGACCGAGCAGGCCGGAGCCGATCAGGCCGATGTGACGGTGAGCGGCCCGGCAGGATCACTGCTGCAGGTCCTGACCCGACGGCTCCCGCTCGACGGCGCCGCCGGTATCCAGGTCGAGGGCGACGTCGACCTCGCCAAGCACTGGCTCGACAACACCGCCCACATCGCCGACTGA
- a CDS encoding dihydrofolate reductase family protein encodes MRKLIESTFVTLNGVIEDPQVWSPPYWDDEHAGYSQSLMEGVDAQVLGRVTYESFAEAWSARSGDPFTDNFNAMPKYVASRTVTEWTWNAQPLEGDAADAVRRLKESEGGDLIKFGTGSFSKTLLENKLVDEYHFWVFPVVAEGVNMFHGTGIDPTHLELLGTTTFKSGIVVHKLGPKS; translated from the coding sequence ATGAGGAAGCTGATCGAATCCACCTTCGTCACCCTGAACGGCGTCATCGAGGACCCGCAGGTCTGGAGCCCGCCGTACTGGGACGACGAGCACGCCGGCTACTCGCAGAGCCTGATGGAGGGCGTCGACGCGCAGGTGCTCGGCCGGGTCACCTACGAGAGCTTCGCCGAGGCGTGGTCGGCGCGCAGCGGGGACCCGTTCACCGACAACTTCAACGCGATGCCGAAGTACGTCGCCTCGCGCACCGTCACCGAGTGGACGTGGAACGCGCAGCCGCTGGAGGGCGACGCCGCCGACGCGGTCCGCCGGCTCAAGGAGTCCGAGGGCGGCGACCTGATCAAGTTCGGCACCGGGTCGTTCTCGAAGACCCTGCTGGAGAACAAGCTCGTCGACGAGTACCACTTCTGGGTCTTCCCGGTGGTTGCCGAGGGCGTCAACATGTTCCACGGCACCGGCATCGACCCCACCCACCTCGAGCTGCTCGGTACGACGACGTTCAAGTCCGGCATCGTCGTCCACAAGCTCGGCCCGAAGTCCTAG
- a CDS encoding NAD(P)H-dependent oxidoreductase, giving the protein MRLAVIIGSTRRGRFGPTVANWLAEQAAKQFEVDLVDLAAARLPVTLPDTDDETPREVAELSTRLTAADAFAVVTPEINCSFPAPLKTALDWYYEEWHAKPVAIVSYGREGGGCLATAQLRQVFTELQAVTIRNTVALPCYWEQFTADGGWPKPSAGYEAAAKLMLDQLVWWAAALQDARERRPYQP; this is encoded by the coding sequence ATGCGACTGGCAGTGATCATCGGAAGCACCCGGCGTGGCCGGTTCGGACCTACCGTGGCCAACTGGCTCGCAGAGCAGGCAGCCAAGCAGTTCGAGGTCGATCTGGTCGACCTGGCGGCTGCGAGACTGCCGGTCACCCTGCCCGACACCGACGACGAGACACCGCGGGAGGTCGCAGAGCTCAGCACCAGGCTGACCGCCGCGGACGCGTTCGCCGTGGTCACCCCGGAGATCAACTGCAGCTTCCCGGCACCGCTGAAGACCGCACTGGACTGGTACTACGAGGAGTGGCACGCCAAGCCGGTCGCGATCGTCAGCTACGGCCGGGAGGGCGGCGGCTGCCTCGCCACCGCCCAGCTGCGCCAGGTCTTCACCGAACTCCAGGCCGTCACCATCCGCAACACCGTCGCACTGCCCTGCTACTGGGAGCAGTTCACCGCCGACGGCGGCTGGCCCAAGCCGTCGGCAGGCTACGAGGCAGCAGCCAAGCTCATGCTCGACCAGCTCGTCTGGTGGGCCGCAGCACTCCAGGACGCCCGCGAGCGGCGCCCGTACCAACCGTGA